In Aristaeella hokkaidonensis, the following are encoded in one genomic region:
- a CDS encoding DUF6273 domain-containing protein, with amino-acid sequence METHDVTVMKRIGYVLFLIVILLYMFGGSGEAEILDAAENARTILTFGKYEQDNNPDNGPEEIEWIVLEEQDGNLLLLSRYGLDAVPYNDGNTETTWEDSTLRSWMNSDFLETSFTPEEQSAILVTEVSNGPDQGRKTDLPGGADTLDRVFLLSYREAFAKYLLGDGTRMCAPTSIAASHGAYRWKEYMTEDRPGGTWWLRSPGKVQGKALIVDYDGSLASSSVQLVNHSVRPALWLDPGVEGLNLREVETPSPEAVTPEA; translated from the coding sequence ATGGAAACTCATGATGTGACTGTTATGAAACGTATTGGTTATGTCCTGTTTCTGATCGTTATCCTTCTTTATATGTTCGGTGGCAGCGGCGAAGCTGAAATCCTGGATGCCGCGGAAAATGCCCGGACAATCCTCACCTTTGGGAAATATGAACAGGATAACAATCCGGATAACGGTCCGGAAGAAATAGAGTGGATTGTACTGGAGGAACAGGATGGCAACCTCCTGCTCCTGAGTCGCTATGGTCTTGATGCTGTACCATATAACGACGGAAATACAGAAACCACCTGGGAAGACAGCACCCTGCGCAGCTGGATGAACAGCGATTTCCTGGAAACTTCCTTCACGCCCGAGGAGCAGTCTGCCATCCTGGTTACCGAGGTAAGTAACGGTCCTGATCAGGGACGTAAAACAGACCTTCCCGGCGGCGCCGATACCCTGGACCGGGTTTTCCTGCTGAGCTACAGGGAAGCTTTCGCAAAGTATCTTCTCGGCGACGGAACCAGAATGTGCGCACCGACCAGCATTGCCGCTTCCCATGGTGCTTACCGCTGGAAAGAATACATGACCGAAGACCGTCCGGGCGGCACCTGGTGGCTCCGTTCACCCGGCAAAGTCCAGGGCAAAGCCCTGATCGTGGATTACGACGGCAGCCTGGCCAGCAGCAGCGTTCAGCTGGTGAACCATTCCGTACGTCCCGCCCTCTGGCTGGATCCGGGTGTGGAGGGCCTGAATCTCCGTGAAGTGGAAACACCCTCTCCCGAAGCTGTCACACCGGAAGCCTGA
- a CDS encoding HAD-IA family hydrolase, protein MTAYIWDLDGTLLDSYGVIVEAAARTAADEGINDPKDYILKVVKQKSCTAYMEEIGSQCGKTVREVFAQYQKHTHALDDLITLIDGAKETLERLQEAGAVHFVYTHRGSSSEPILERLGVLKCFREVVTSMYGFAPKPSGEGVRFLVEKYGLDPEQTWYVGDRTLDVYCAKDAGVKALLFLAPDTCVEATGQEDRIVKDLREI, encoded by the coding sequence ATGACAGCGTATATCTGGGATCTGGACGGTACATTGCTGGATTCCTATGGCGTGATTGTTGAGGCAGCCGCCAGAACGGCAGCTGATGAAGGAATAAATGATCCGAAAGATTATATCCTGAAAGTTGTGAAGCAGAAATCCTGCACTGCCTACATGGAGGAGATCGGCAGTCAGTGCGGAAAGACGGTGCGAGAAGTGTTTGCCCAATACCAGAAGCATACACACGCACTGGATGACCTGATCACCCTGATTGACGGAGCGAAGGAAACGCTGGAAAGGCTGCAGGAAGCCGGGGCTGTTCATTTTGTCTATACACACCGGGGAAGTTCCTCCGAACCGATCCTGGAGCGGCTGGGAGTCCTGAAGTGCTTCAGGGAAGTGGTAACCTCCATGTATGGATTTGCGCCCAAACCCTCGGGTGAAGGGGTGAGGTTCCTGGTAGAGAAATACGGCCTGGATCCGGAACAGACCTGGTATGTGGGAGACCGGACGCTGGATGTTTACTGCGCGAAGGACGCAGGCGTGAAGGCTTTGCTTTTCCTGGCGCCGGACACCTGCGTTGAGGCAACGGGGCAGGAAGACAGGATCGTAAAGGATCTGAGGGAAATATAA
- a CDS encoding 4Fe-4S double cluster binding domain-containing protein has product MTILESAVRNLLAQYPDILYGFADISYSPLAQEYPSALVLAVPHGKQLTPGSYTEPDFDAAICSSRDRLEAFLEKLEALLKEQKAVYYIPPMAQNNETDLLAEFSYKYAATRAGIGWIGRNDVIITERYGPRVRLSAVLINAPFTYGEPITESRCPENCRRCVDICPCKALKNVRWDAGKLREEIIDFHRCNKMRSAFIRKLGRKSACGLCMAACPFGTPEKAE; this is encoded by the coding sequence ATGACAATCCTCGAAAGTGCTGTCAGGAATCTCCTGGCACAGTACCCGGATATCCTTTATGGGTTTGCGGATATATCCTACAGTCCTCTTGCACAGGAATACCCTTCTGCCCTTGTCCTGGCGGTACCTCACGGAAAGCAGCTGACGCCCGGGAGCTATACAGAGCCGGATTTTGATGCGGCAATCTGCTCATCCCGGGACCGGCTTGAAGCGTTTCTGGAAAAACTTGAAGCACTGCTGAAAGAGCAGAAAGCCGTATATTATATCCCGCCGATGGCCCAGAATAATGAAACCGACCTTCTGGCGGAATTCTCTTACAAATATGCGGCAACCCGTGCCGGCATCGGTTGGATCGGCCGGAACGATGTGATCATTACTGAGCGTTACGGGCCCCGGGTACGGCTGTCTGCCGTGCTGATCAACGCACCCTTTACCTATGGGGAGCCGATCACTGAAAGCCGTTGTCCGGAAAACTGCCGCCGCTGCGTGGATATTTGCCCCTGCAAAGCGCTTAAGAACGTCCGGTGGGACGCCGGTAAACTGCGGGAAGAAATCATTGATTTTCATCGCTGCAATAAAATGCGCAGCGCCTTTATCCGCAAGCTCGGCCGGAAGAGTGCCTGCGGGCTCTGTATGGCTGCCTGTCCCTTTGGTACTCCGGAAAAAGCTGAATAA
- a CDS encoding GNAT family N-acetyltransferase, with protein sequence MNKTGTQTLETHRLILRPFKIEDAEDMFNNWASDPEVTRFLTWPTHSSVDITRMVLNDWISHYEDGDFFQWAIVLKETGSVIGNIAVVHLIEQLEEAEIGYCMGKAFWGRGIMPEALRAVMDYLFDTVSLHRITAHHDVNNPKSGRVMAKAGMLKEGIQRGAGRNNQGICDVCCYALLQSDRTPVERHTSPAPVIVRFAREEDLEAVNKLRKVVNDLHVKGKPDVFKPGFCDELRDYLFTIWKDPDQEIVVAEAEGKVCGFAILHHINRPENPFMFERDFLDIDEFCVDEHFRRQGVASAMIRFILDFVKKKGFKRLELNMWEFNRGALAFYEAAGFKTFRRYMEIME encoded by the coding sequence ATGAATAAAACCGGAACACAGACCCTGGAAACCCATCGGCTGATCCTTCGGCCGTTTAAAATCGAAGATGCTGAAGATATGTTCAATAACTGGGCTTCCGACCCGGAAGTCACCCGTTTCCTGACCTGGCCCACACATTCCAGCGTGGATATTACCCGCATGGTATTGAATGACTGGATTTCTCACTATGAGGACGGCGATTTCTTTCAGTGGGCAATAGTCCTGAAGGAGACCGGTAGCGTTATCGGCAATATTGCTGTTGTGCACTTAATTGAGCAGCTTGAGGAAGCAGAAATCGGCTACTGCATGGGCAAAGCTTTCTGGGGCCGGGGGATCATGCCGGAAGCCCTGCGGGCTGTTATGGATTACCTTTTCGACACCGTCAGCCTCCATCGCATCACTGCCCATCATGATGTAAACAACCCCAAATCCGGACGTGTCATGGCAAAAGCCGGTATGCTGAAAGAAGGCATTCAACGCGGAGCCGGAAGAAACAATCAGGGCATCTGTGATGTCTGCTGCTACGCCTTGCTGCAGAGCGACCGCACCCCGGTGGAACGCCATACGTCTCCCGCTCCGGTCATTGTCCGTTTTGCCCGGGAAGAGGATCTGGAAGCAGTAAATAAACTGCGCAAAGTGGTTAATGATTTACATGTGAAAGGTAAACCCGATGTCTTTAAACCCGGTTTCTGCGACGAGCTGCGGGATTACCTTTTCACAATCTGGAAGGATCCCGATCAGGAAATTGTCGTGGCGGAAGCAGAAGGAAAAGTCTGCGGCTTTGCCATTCTGCACCATATCAACCGGCCGGAAAACCCCTTCATGTTTGAGCGGGATTTCCTGGATATTGATGAATTCTGCGTGGATGAACACTTCAGGCGCCAGGGCGTTGCCAGTGCCATGATCCGTTTCATTCTCGATTTCGTAAAGAAAAAAGGGTTCAAACGTCTTGAGCTTAACATGTGGGAGTTCAACCGCGGTGCCCTGGCTTTCTATGAAGCCGCCGGCTTCAAAACCTTCCGAAGATATATGGAGATTATGGAATGA
- a CDS encoding LacI family DNA-binding transcriptional regulator has protein sequence MAVNRITLRDVAGACGYTVNTVSRALRGDPRLPESTREKIRAAAVQMGYIRNSLASTLRSGRSGNIAVIVNDVHNLHFCNMLTVMDSELRQAGYNIMVLCMGLNEELGEHLIRSAISQSVDGILYFPYMNNRSHIEIMQKNNMPFVLLDRRIQDIVTDNVRCDDRQGGFLAGVHLAGLGHKKYLFMSGENRSSSQIDRLEGFMQAMREYGIPESNIRVVPGEKVEAALADSTLRELLFPLDYTALVSFRDEVSYPVMLELADMGLEIPKDISIVSFDHLRGDIPYLPKLTSIFSEGQSVASNGVRLLLNRIEHPDLPPQVIVLPVRLFDEGTAAPPVK, from the coding sequence ATGGCTGTCAACCGCATTACCCTCAGGGATGTCGCCGGCGCATGCGGCTATACCGTCAACACAGTTTCCCGGGCGCTCCGCGGGGATCCGCGGCTTCCGGAATCCACCCGTGAAAAGATCAGGGCGGCTGCGGTACAGATGGGATATATCCGCAATTCCCTTGCCTCCACCCTTCGTTCAGGAAGAAGCGGAAATATCGCTGTTATCGTCAATGACGTTCACAACCTCCACTTCTGTAACATGCTTACCGTCATGGACAGCGAGCTGCGCCAGGCCGGATACAACATCATGGTATTGTGCATGGGCCTTAATGAAGAGCTGGGCGAGCACCTGATCCGCTCTGCCATCTCCCAGTCCGTGGACGGCATCCTGTATTTCCCCTATATGAACAACCGCAGCCATATCGAGATCATGCAGAAGAACAACATGCCCTTTGTGCTGCTGGACCGCCGGATCCAGGATATCGTGACGGACAACGTGCGCTGCGATGACCGTCAGGGCGGCTTCCTCGCCGGTGTTCATCTTGCGGGGCTCGGTCATAAGAAATACCTCTTCATGTCCGGTGAAAACCGTTCCAGTTCCCAGATTGACCGTCTCGAAGGTTTCATGCAGGCCATGCGGGAATACGGAATCCCCGAAAGCAATATCCGGGTCGTTCCGGGCGAAAAGGTGGAAGCTGCCCTGGCTGATTCCACCCTCCGGGAACTGCTGTTCCCGCTGGACTATACTGCCCTTGTTTCCTTCCGTGATGAGGTTTCCTATCCCGTCATGCTTGAGCTGGCCGACATGGGTCTGGAAATACCCAAAGATATTTCCATCGTCAGCTTTGACCATCTCCGCGGGGATATCCCATATCTGCCGAAGCTCACCAGCATCTTCTCTGAAGGGCAGAGCGTCGCGTCCAACGGCGTCCGTCTGCTCCTGAACCGTATTGAGCATCCCGATCTGCCGCCGCAGGTGATTGTCCTTCCTGTCCGCCTGTTTGACGAGGGCACCGCCGCGCCCCCCGTAAAATAA
- a CDS encoding GNAT family N-acetyltransferase, translated as MIRKVERADITECVRVIRESFRTVADEFGFTKENAPRFTAFAMTEEWLLWQMEGEHRLMFADVEDGIIRGYYSLKLLDSGECELSNLAVLPKYRHQGIGEKLLKHAMDTAREQHCKVINLGIVEENTVLRQWYERNGAVHTGTEKYDFFPFTCGYMKFCL; from the coding sequence ATGATCCGGAAAGTTGAACGAGCAGATATTACCGAATGTGTCCGGGTAATCCGGGAGAGTTTCCGGACAGTTGCGGATGAATTTGGTTTTACAAAAGAAAATGCTCCCCGGTTCACCGCTTTTGCCATGACAGAGGAATGGCTGCTCTGGCAGATGGAGGGTGAGCACCGGCTGATGTTTGCAGATGTGGAAGACGGCATTATCCGCGGATATTATTCCCTGAAGCTTCTTGATTCCGGTGAGTGTGAACTGAGCAACCTGGCGGTTCTTCCGAAATACAGGCATCAGGGAATCGGGGAGAAACTGCTGAAACATGCGATGGATACGGCCAGGGAACAGCATTGCAAAGTTATCAACCTGGGCATTGTGGAAGAGAACACTGTCCTCCGGCAATGGTATGAACGCAACGGAGCGGTTCATACGGGCACGGAGAAATATGATTTCTTTCCGTTCACCTGCGGATATATGAAGTTCTGCCTGTAA
- a CDS encoding ABC transporter substrate-binding protein, with protein sequence MKKLLAVLLTLALMLGMCSAVAEEEPIKLTLWTFQELHTQLYKEMEASWNANPDNPKIEIDMQVYPYDDMHSKLTLALQSGEGAPDIVDIEINQFANYLKGDIQLADINDIVEPIKDKLVMSRFNNYAKDGKYYGIDHHIGACIMFYNTEILEAAGINYQDIKTWEDYHEAGKVVLEKTGKPMCTWESTDCWSIYPLVNQHGGDWLTPDGQVRMDEPVVVNTLAFMKSMLDDGTAVAAPGGFHHAEEYYGEMNGGAFASVSMPFWYLNRFTDYMPDLSGKMKVAPMPLWSDGGHKSAQMGGTGTAVVKTSANLDIAKQWLAYATLSFEGCVKTWTILGFDPIMTEVYGAPEMMEPNKFFDYYGNDIFDMLKTLLDDIPDTCISEYFPAASDIVKQHMAYDLVIGGGDPEAIAQSCAQELRDAID encoded by the coding sequence ATGAAGAAACTGTTGGCTGTTCTGCTGACGCTGGCCCTGATGCTGGGCATGTGCAGCGCCGTGGCGGAAGAAGAACCCATCAAACTGACCCTGTGGACATTCCAGGAACTGCATACCCAGCTCTATAAAGAGATGGAAGCATCCTGGAACGCGAACCCGGACAACCCCAAGATTGAGATCGACATGCAGGTTTATCCCTACGACGATATGCACAGCAAGCTGACCCTTGCCCTGCAGAGCGGCGAAGGCGCTCCTGATATCGTGGACATCGAAATCAACCAGTTCGCGAACTACCTGAAGGGCGACATCCAGCTGGCGGACATCAACGACATCGTTGAGCCCATCAAGGACAAGCTGGTTATGAGCCGCTTCAACAACTATGCCAAGGATGGCAAGTACTACGGCATCGACCATCATATCGGCGCCTGCATCATGTTCTACAACACCGAGATTCTTGAGGCCGCCGGTATCAACTATCAGGATATCAAGACCTGGGAAGACTATCATGAAGCCGGCAAGGTTGTGCTGGAAAAGACCGGCAAGCCGATGTGCACCTGGGAATCCACCGACTGCTGGAGCATTTATCCCCTGGTTAACCAGCACGGCGGCGACTGGCTGACCCCCGATGGACAGGTCCGGATGGACGAGCCCGTGGTTGTCAACACCCTGGCCTTCATGAAGAGCATGCTGGATGACGGAACGGCTGTTGCGGCCCCCGGCGGATTCCATCACGCTGAAGAGTACTACGGCGAAATGAACGGCGGCGCCTTTGCTTCCGTCAGCATGCCGTTCTGGTACCTGAACCGGTTCACCGATTATATGCCTGACCTGTCCGGCAAGATGAAGGTTGCCCCGATGCCCCTGTGGTCTGACGGCGGACACAAATCCGCTCAGATGGGCGGTACCGGCACCGCGGTTGTGAAGACCAGCGCCAACCTGGACATTGCCAAGCAGTGGCTGGCTTATGCTACCCTGAGCTTCGAAGGCTGCGTGAAGACCTGGACCATCCTGGGATTCGATCCCATCATGACCGAAGTTTACGGCGCACCCGAGATGATGGAGCCGAACAAGTTCTTCGACTACTACGGAAACGACATCTTTGATATGCTGAAGACCCTGCTGGATGACATTCCGGACACCTGCATCTCCGAATACTTCCCGGCAGCCAGCGATATCGTCAAGCAGCATATGGCGTATGACCTGGTCATTGGCGGCGGCGATCCCGAAGCCATTGCCCAGAGCTGCGCGCAGGAACTGAGAGACGCGATTGATTAA
- a CDS encoding endo-1,4-beta-xylanase, whose translation MSEILSLAKAYEKYFKIGAAVSPMQVKKHHDLLLQQFNSLTAENEMKYEPTEPEEGKFCFDLADPIVAMAREMSVKIRAHAPVWHNQTPAWMYLDGDRPAAPELIYERIDAHSKALCEHFNQDVYAWDVVNEATRDDVPDPEKNPGESPVYRNSEYYKLCGTGFIEAAFRSMSKYAAPDAQLFYNDYSETVPDKRDRIVSLIRNLQEKGCRVDGIGMQQHHMAVPDYDEIKRSIEIYANMGLRIHVTELDISMMATFNQGNYRLKPGDPGFEEYIKEALKTTPEKLAKINKIYVKLFEIYRSYADVIDCVTTWGIADDYTWLDFFGMKPGSPIIKQHPLLFDINGEPKPCVAQLIDAVKN comes from the coding sequence ATGAGCGAAATTCTTTCTCTGGCCAAGGCTTACGAAAAGTATTTCAAAATCGGAGCAGCGGTTTCCCCTATGCAGGTCAAAAAGCATCACGACCTGCTTCTGCAGCAGTTCAACAGTCTGACGGCAGAAAACGAAATGAAGTATGAACCGACCGAGCCGGAGGAAGGGAAATTCTGTTTTGATCTGGCAGATCCCATTGTGGCTATGGCACGGGAGATGAGCGTGAAAATCCGTGCCCATGCGCCTGTCTGGCATAACCAGACGCCCGCCTGGATGTATCTTGACGGTGACCGTCCCGCCGCGCCGGAGTTGATTTATGAGCGCATTGATGCCCACAGCAAAGCCCTGTGTGAGCACTTCAACCAGGATGTATATGCCTGGGATGTGGTGAATGAAGCCACCCGGGATGACGTACCCGATCCGGAAAAGAATCCGGGAGAAAGCCCCGTTTATCGCAACAGTGAGTACTATAAACTCTGCGGCACCGGCTTCATCGAAGCAGCCTTCCGCTCCATGTCCAAATATGCCGCCCCTGATGCCCAGCTCTTTTATAACGACTATAGCGAAACTGTCCCGGATAAACGGGATCGTATCGTTTCCCTGATCCGTAACCTGCAGGAAAAAGGCTGCCGCGTCGACGGTATCGGTATGCAGCAGCACCATATGGCAGTTCCCGATTATGACGAAATCAAACGCTCCATCGAAATCTACGCAAATATGGGCCTGCGTATCCATGTGACCGAGCTGGATATCTCCATGATGGCCACCTTCAATCAGGGTAATTACCGCCTTAAGCCGGGAGACCCGGGATTTGAGGAATATATTAAGGAAGCACTGAAAACAACTCCCGAAAAGCTCGCAAAGATCAACAAAATCTACGTCAAACTCTTCGAGATCTATCGCAGCTATGCCGATGTGATCGACTGCGTCACCACCTGGGGTATAGCGGACGATTATACCTGGCTGGATTTCTTCGGAATGAAGCCTGGTTCACCAATCATCAAGCAGCATCCTCTGCTCTTTGACATCAACGGTGAACCAAAGCCCTGCGTCGCGCAGCTCATCGATGCCGTCAAAAACTGA
- a CDS encoding acyl-CoA thioesterase, translated as MAPYSHRVQYYETDMMGVVHHANYIHWMEEARIQWMDQLGFPYAAMEEKGIVSPVKAISCEYKTPCTFGDTVSVNISVESFNGVVMTIRYVMRKNPDDIVCEARSEHVFLTREGRFVRLKREMPDFCEAIESSMNTATGKEQES; from the coding sequence ATGGCGCCGTATTCCCATCGGGTTCAGTACTATGAAACCGATATGATGGGTGTTGTTCATCACGCCAACTATATCCACTGGATGGAGGAAGCCCGGATCCAATGGATGGATCAGCTGGGATTCCCGTACGCGGCCATGGAAGAGAAAGGAATCGTCTCCCCGGTCAAAGCCATCTCCTGTGAATATAAGACTCCCTGCACCTTCGGGGATACGGTCAGCGTAAACATATCGGTTGAATCTTTCAATGGCGTCGTGATGACCATCCGCTATGTCATGCGAAAGAACCCGGACGATATCGTCTGTGAAGCCCGATCCGAGCATGTCTTCCTGACCCGGGAAGGCCGTTTTGTCCGGCTGAAGCGGGAGATGCCGGATTTCTGCGAGGCAATCGAAAGCTCTATGAACACTGCAACAGGAAAGGAACAGGAATCATGA
- the msrA gene encoding peptide-methionine (S)-S-oxide reductase MsrA, whose product MKTIYLAGGCFWGMQKFFDQFDGVLHTEVGYANGPDKAPSYEDVCADSGHAETLRIDYDETSITLAELLKYYFMVIDPLSVNRQGHDEGIQYRTGIYYTDESLLPEIQAFYQAEEKKAGAKLAVELEPLRNFFSAEEYHQKYLDKNPGGYCHIPNQYFNLKK is encoded by the coding sequence ATGAAAACCATTTATCTTGCCGGCGGCTGCTTCTGGGGAATGCAGAAGTTCTTTGATCAGTTTGACGGCGTTCTCCACACGGAAGTCGGTTATGCCAACGGTCCGGACAAAGCTCCCTCCTATGAGGATGTCTGCGCTGACAGCGGCCATGCCGAAACCCTCCGCATCGATTATGACGAAACCAGTATCACACTTGCGGAACTGCTGAAGTACTATTTCATGGTCATTGATCCCCTGTCCGTCAACCGCCAGGGACATGATGAAGGCATTCAGTACCGTACCGGTATCTACTATACGGATGAATCCCTCCTTCCGGAGATTCAGGCCTTTTATCAGGCAGAAGAAAAGAAAGCCGGCGCAAAGCTGGCTGTGGAACTGGAGCCCCTCCGGAATTTCTTCTCTGCCGAGGAGTATCACCAGAAATACCTGGACAAAAACCCCGGCGGCTACTGCCATATCCCGAATCAATATTTCAACCTGAAAAAATAA
- a CDS encoding MerR family transcriptional regulator, producing MYSIQDVSNKTGLSTHTLRYYEKEGLISGVERSQGGFRQYTDEDLERLGLIRCLKNTGMSIQEIARFVQLTHEGDHTLEERVELLREHRERVLERMAEMQEHLDKVTWKLNFFTEKLKAYQAEQKKDKQA from the coding sequence ATGTATTCGATTCAGGATGTAAGCAATAAAACGGGACTTTCAACCCATACTCTGCGGTATTATGAGAAGGAAGGCTTGATCTCCGGCGTGGAGCGGAGCCAGGGGGGATTCCGTCAGTATACGGACGAGGACCTGGAAAGGCTGGGACTGATCCGCTGCCTGAAGAACACCGGCATGTCCATCCAGGAAATCGCCCGGTTTGTGCAGCTGACCCATGAAGGAGATCACACGCTGGAGGAACGGGTGGAGCTTCTGAGGGAGCACAGGGAACGGGTGCTGGAACGTATGGCAGAAATGCAGGAGCACCTGGACAAGGTGACCTGGAAGCTGAACTTCTTCACAGAGAAACTGAAGGCGTATCAGGCTGAACAGAAAAAAGATAAGCAGGCATAA
- a CDS encoding YlmH/Sll1252 family protein — MNENEATLRHLLDLCRRSERTGSWQYSGFLTPAEQDELLRSPEAARYSFVLTGGHEAAERKILAAGDEREAGQPLPPISVVAVTPKSMKYAEELSHRDYLGAIMNLGIDRSLTGDILVKGKRAWFFCLSSAAEMLASSLTQVRKTAVNAEVCGTDIPEVQPEYAPLRLNVISERLDAITAAFTGLSRGQAEKLFGAEKVFVNGRVITDKSTRLKEGDILSVRGFGKAVYDGIEYETKKSRLWVSLRKYV, encoded by the coding sequence ATGAACGAGAATGAAGCAACGCTCCGGCATCTGTTGGATCTGTGCCGGAGAAGTGAACGTACCGGAAGCTGGCAGTATTCCGGCTTTTTAACACCGGCTGAGCAGGATGAGCTTCTGCGCAGCCCGGAAGCGGCACGTTACTCTTTTGTCCTGACGGGAGGGCATGAGGCCGCGGAGCGGAAGATTCTCGCCGCAGGAGATGAAAGGGAGGCGGGGCAGCCGCTGCCGCCGATCAGCGTGGTGGCTGTGACGCCAAAGTCCATGAAATACGCGGAGGAACTGTCACACCGGGATTATCTGGGCGCAATCATGAACCTGGGGATAGACCGCAGCCTGACCGGGGATATCCTGGTGAAGGGCAAGAGGGCATGGTTCTTCTGTCTGTCTTCCGCAGCGGAAATGCTGGCATCTTCCCTGACACAGGTTCGTAAAACGGCGGTAAACGCAGAGGTGTGCGGAACAGACATTCCAGAAGTCCAACCCGAGTACGCCCCTCTGCGGCTGAATGTGATTTCGGAACGGCTGGACGCCATAACGGCGGCCTTCACGGGACTGTCCCGGGGACAGGCGGAAAAACTGTTCGGCGCGGAAAAAGTGTTTGTGAACGGACGCGTTATAACAGACAAGAGCACGAGGCTGAAGGAAGGGGATATCCTGTCGGTGCGAGGCTTCGGTAAGGCAGTATATGACGGAATAGAATATGAAACAAAAAAGAGCAGGCTGTGGGTTAGCCTGCGCAAATACGTTTGA
- a CDS encoding class I SAM-dependent methyltransferase, whose protein sequence is MDLHDFRDVAENYDRYLEVMYTQGTDHHEGFQEFYLDLARKHGSGGVVDVACGTGAVLLYLAERGISVDGTDLSEEMCKVASAKAEALGLSLNIIPADMTKFSSGKKYSLAIIARSGFMHLPDQALQIAALKNLREQLLPGGILTLNTFDPWPPIQAAQMQTSPDDYSFRLEYVNHDGNREKIYNAISYNPYTQQMSGNWKFVEYNDKDEIIGERIRPLMMRQTTRWEMFLLAQLCGFEVLDIYRGYKGDKEDLKDPASASRYQSNLIWILKRKEQ, encoded by the coding sequence ATGGATCTGCACGATTTCAGGGATGTTGCCGAGAACTACGACCGATATCTGGAGGTCATGTACACTCAGGGAACGGATCATCACGAGGGGTTTCAGGAGTTTTACCTGGATCTGGCCCGGAAACACGGTTCCGGCGGCGTGGTGGACGTTGCCTGCGGCACGGGTGCCGTGCTGCTTTACCTGGCGGAGCGCGGTATCAGCGTCGACGGTACGGATCTTTCTGAGGAGATGTGTAAGGTTGCTTCTGCCAAAGCGGAAGCTCTCGGTCTTTCCCTGAACATTATCCCCGCGGATATGACAAAATTCAGCTCCGGTAAAAAGTATTCCCTGGCCATCATCGCCCGCAGCGGTTTCATGCACCTGCCGGATCAAGCCCTGCAGATTGCCGCCCTGAAAAACCTGCGGGAGCAGCTGCTTCCCGGAGGCATCCTGACGCTCAATACCTTCGACCCCTGGCCGCCGATACAGGCAGCCCAGATGCAGACGTCTCCCGATGATTATTCCTTCCGTCTGGAATACGTCAACCATGACGGAAACCGGGAAAAGATTTATAATGCGATCAGTTACAATCCTTATACGCAGCAGATGAGCGGCAACTGGAAATTCGTTGAATACAACGATAAGGACGAAATTATCGGCGAAAGGATCCGTCCCCTGATGATGCGTCAGACAACGCGGTGGGAAATGTTCCTCCTGGCGCAGCTCTGCGGTTTTGAAGTGCTGGATATTTATCGCGGTTATAAAGGAGACAAGGAGGATCTGAAAGATCCTGCCTCTGCTTCCCGGTACCAGAGCAACCTGATCTGGATTTTAAAGAGAAAGGAACAGTGA